In Gimesia benthica, a single window of DNA contains:
- a CDS encoding HesA/MoeB/ThiF family protein, with protein MTNKTVDRFQRQSGLVPAEQLSQISVTVIGVGAIGRQVALQLAAIGTPRIQLVDFDTVELTNITTQGYRRQDLGSAKVEATARAIQELDDSIQVETVSDRFRASISTGEAVFCCVDSISARAAIWRSISRKCAFWTDGRMLGETIRVLTATKDSGIDQYSETLFPQPQAHAGSCTSRSTVYAASIAAGLMVHQLARWLRGISLEHDMTLNLLAGETVIS; from the coding sequence GTGACAAATAAAACAGTAGATCGTTTTCAGCGGCAAAGTGGTCTGGTCCCCGCTGAACAGCTTTCACAGATTTCGGTGACTGTCATCGGTGTGGGAGCCATCGGACGACAGGTGGCCCTGCAACTGGCGGCAATTGGGACGCCGCGGATTCAGCTTGTTGATTTTGATACGGTCGAATTGACCAATATCACGACGCAGGGATATCGGAGACAGGATCTGGGATCAGCTAAAGTCGAAGCAACGGCCAGGGCAATCCAGGAACTCGATGATTCGATTCAGGTGGAGACAGTTTCGGATCGGTTTCGTGCCTCCATAAGTACAGGAGAGGCTGTCTTCTGCTGTGTGGATTCGATCTCTGCCCGAGCAGCGATCTGGCGATCCATCAGCAGAAAATGTGCGTTCTGGACAGATGGCAGAATGCTGGGAGAAACGATCCGAGTGCTGACTGCGACAAAGGATTCTGGAATAGACCAGTATTCAGAGACACTCTTTCCTCAACCCCAGGCTCATGCGGGCAGTTGTACCTCACGCAGTACTGTGTATGCAGCCAGCATTGCAGCGGGGCTGATGGTACATCAGTTGGCTCGCTGGCTTCGTGGGATATCCTTAGAGCACGATATGACTTTAAATCTGTTGGCAGGCGAGACTGTAATAAGCTGA
- a CDS encoding MPN domain-containing protein, with protein sequence MKHRKTKKRTNRTRKPDRRRRSPLPAIRFSPTAWAKLLFLRDYGDTEVGGFGIAASTDLLLVQDLQLVKQTCSLVHVAFDDEAVANFFDDQVDAGLRPEQFGRIWIHTHPGACPEPSPTDEATFERVFGRSDWAVMFILARQGRSYARLRMNSGPTFECEIPVRRDYSELFPGCDPECWEEEYLTNVHPEQRQPGRPLSAFDGFDWDADWFSDDPDLEGDLL encoded by the coding sequence GTGAAACACAGGAAGACGAAGAAACGTACGAACCGGACCAGGAAACCAGATCGCCGGAGACGGTCCCCCCTTCCGGCGATCCGCTTTAGCCCAACCGCCTGGGCCAAACTGCTGTTCCTACGTGATTATGGTGATACGGAGGTCGGCGGATTTGGAATCGCAGCCTCGACGGATTTGCTGCTGGTCCAGGACCTGCAACTCGTGAAACAGACCTGCTCGCTGGTCCATGTTGCCTTCGATGATGAAGCGGTGGCGAATTTCTTTGACGATCAGGTCGATGCCGGACTCCGCCCGGAGCAGTTTGGTCGGATCTGGATCCACACCCATCCGGGAGCTTGTCCGGAACCCAGCCCCACTGATGAGGCGACCTTTGAACGCGTCTTCGGTCGTTCTGACTGGGCCGTGATGTTTATCCTCGCTCGACAGGGAAGATCCTATGCCCGCCTGCGGATGAATTCCGGTCCCACGTTTGAATGCGAGATTCCGGTCAGGCGGGATTATTCAGAGCTTTTTCCAGGCTGTGATCCTGAATGCTGGGAAGAGGAATATTTAACGAACGTGCATCCCGAACAACGCCAACCTGGCAGGCCGTTATCGGCGTTCGACGGTTTTGACTGGGATGCGGACTGGTTTTCCGATGATCCTGACTTGGAAGGAGACTTATTGTGA
- a CDS encoding MoaD/ThiS family protein, whose amino-acid sequence MKVLLINNDGGGFADYIEVATGTTVSQLFEQRMASANASDYLIRVNRQPCPPDQTFQDGDRISITPTKIEGANS is encoded by the coding sequence ATGAAAGTTTTATTGATTAACAACGATGGTGGCGGATTCGCGGACTACATCGAAGTCGCCACGGGGACCACGGTCTCTCAATTGTTCGAACAACGCATGGCGAGTGCGAACGCCTCGGATTACCTGATCCGGGTCAATCGCCAACCGTGCCCTCCCGATCAGACATTTCAGGACGGGGACCGGATTTCGATCACTCCGACAAAAATCGAAGGTGCGAACAGCTAG